In Calothrix sp. PCC 7507, one DNA window encodes the following:
- a CDS encoding cofactor assembly of complex C subunit B — MDTPILPSTLLLTLLLSVGLFFFIRASTKDRIEKAQLVSEQDEASLMPQLQEYFRTRSYRVAAVDQEQNQVTFEGLVKPSWFLAVFLTLLAALGLVCLSLVVSLLFPSFGVLSLGIVVLAPLSGIFYWKKAGRLERVLLKLETSPSQQHPSSKITVIAHRDELSELQRVLQLKMIE; from the coding sequence ATGGATACTCCTATTCTGCCATCCACGTTACTGCTAACTTTGTTGTTATCAGTGGGACTGTTTTTCTTTATTCGTGCCTCGACTAAAGACCGCATAGAAAAAGCTCAACTGGTATCTGAGCAAGACGAAGCTTCTTTGATGCCTCAATTACAGGAGTATTTTCGCACAAGGTCTTACCGAGTGGCAGCGGTAGACCAAGAACAAAACCAGGTGACTTTTGAAGGATTGGTTAAACCAAGCTGGTTTTTAGCTGTGTTTTTAACACTGCTAGCAGCGCTTGGTCTTGTTTGTTTATCACTGGTTGTGTCGCTGCTTTTTCCTAGCTTTGGTGTGCTTTCTTTAGGGATAGTAGTACTAGCCCCTTTGAGTGGGATTTTTTATTGGAAAAAAGCTGGAAGACTTGAGAGAGTGTTACTCAAGCTGGAGACAAGCCCAAGCCAGCAACACCCCTCAAGCAAGATAACTGTAATTGCCCATCGAGATGAACTCAGTGAGTTACAGAGGGTATTACAGTTAAAGATGATTGAATAA
- a CDS encoding PadR family transcriptional regulator, with the protein MKLEDIYQFFENPPPTYLCQELAVCYILYVLVQGESYGTELIQQLENEYPTYRLSDTVLYSAIKFLEDEKAITGYWKKLEGRGRPRRMYQVSPEWQVPAPNLAQLWQDYITRRTN; encoded by the coding sequence ATGAAACTTGAGGATATATATCAATTTTTTGAGAATCCTCCGCCAACTTACCTCTGTCAGGAACTAGCAGTTTGTTACATCCTGTATGTTTTAGTACAAGGTGAATCCTACGGAACAGAGTTGATCCAGCAACTGGAGAATGAATATCCCACCTATCGGCTTTCGGATACTGTACTTTATAGTGCAATCAAGTTTCTTGAGGACGAAAAGGCAATTACTGGGTATTGGAAGAAACTCGAAGGGCGGGGACGCCCCAGGCGGATGTATCAAGTTTCTCCAGAATGGCAGGTTCCAGCACCGAATTTAGCCCAGCTTTGGCAAGATTACATAACTAGGAGGACAAATTAA
- a CDS encoding DUF3611 family protein: MSQDRDAPSSSSTLRAIGQMFRLTGWISFWIQLVLGVVSGIIVLLFAIFSQKAGSPSNNAGTGFGVFLAVCGLVVLGGGIYLAYRYTRIGSQLLSANPNNRPRKSETVQVLRLGIMVDLLGILLTLLGAQAIVGTLVARSISPQAVTTQLFDPTRIISGLDMLVVQANTNTISAHFAGLIASLWLLNRVTRP, encoded by the coding sequence ATGTCACAAGACCGCGATGCCCCATCATCATCTTCTACTCTTCGGGCAATTGGCCAAATGTTTCGCCTTACCGGTTGGATTAGCTTCTGGATTCAGTTAGTATTAGGCGTGGTTTCTGGTATAATTGTTCTCCTTTTTGCCATCTTTAGTCAAAAGGCTGGCAGTCCCAGTAATAATGCCGGAACAGGCTTTGGTGTGTTTTTAGCAGTTTGTGGACTGGTTGTTTTGGGTGGGGGAATTTATTTGGCTTACCGTTATACCAGAATTGGCAGCCAGCTGTTATCTGCTAACCCCAATAATCGCCCCCGTAAGAGTGAGACAGTGCAGGTATTACGGTTGGGAATAATGGTGGATTTATTAGGAATATTATTAACACTTTTGGGGGCACAGGCGATCGTGGGTACACTGGTAGCCCGGTCTATATCTCCCCAAGCTGTTACTACCCAATTATTTGACCCTACTCGGATTATCAGCGGTTTAGACATGCTTGTGGTACAGGCAAACACCAATACTATCTCAGCACACTTTGCCGGGCTGATTGCTTCGCTTTGGCTACTTAATCGGGTGACTCGTCCTTAG
- the serS gene encoding serine--tRNA ligase, with product MLDIKQIRENPQSIQERLNGRSGKYDIEPILQLDRQQREIEARRSQLQARSNEIGKIVGQKIKSGTDAQSPEIQVLRDEGNAIKAQLSELEPQEKALKVEIEQLVLALPNLPSESTPIGRSEEDNVEVRRWGDEYLPQNPNIVPHWEIGEKLGILNFERAVKVAQSRFVTLIGAGAALERALINFMLKTQTEAGYVEVSPPLLVNTDSLTGTGQLPKFAEESFKCADDDLWLIPTAEVPVTNLYRGEILAAEDLPIYHCAYTPCFRREAGSYGRDMRGLIRLHQFNKVELVKVVHPSNSFDELEKLVGNAEAILQALKLPYRVINLCTADLGFGATKTYDLEVWLPSSGKYREISSCSNCFDFQARRADIRFKEAGKKGTQFVHTLNGSGLAVGRTMAAILENYQQPDGTILIPEVLQPFLGREVL from the coding sequence GTGCTGGATATTAAGCAAATACGGGAAAATCCCCAATCAATTCAAGAACGGTTGAATGGTCGTAGTGGTAAGTATGACATTGAACCGATATTACAATTAGATCGGCAACAACGGGAAATAGAGGCGAGGCGCAGTCAACTGCAAGCCCGGAGTAATGAAATTGGTAAAATAGTCGGGCAGAAGATTAAATCTGGTACGGACGCTCAATCGCCAGAAATTCAAGTTTTGCGGGATGAAGGTAACGCCATCAAAGCCCAATTAAGCGAACTAGAACCGCAAGAAAAAGCCCTTAAAGTTGAAATTGAGCAACTTGTGCTAGCATTACCCAATTTACCTAGCGAATCCACACCTATTGGTAGGAGTGAAGAAGACAACGTAGAGGTGCGTCGTTGGGGTGATGAATACCTTCCCCAAAACCCGAATATTGTACCCCACTGGGAAATTGGCGAGAAATTGGGTATTCTCAATTTTGAGCGGGCTGTTAAAGTTGCCCAAAGTCGCTTTGTTACCCTCATCGGTGCTGGTGCTGCTTTGGAGAGAGCATTAATTAACTTTATGCTGAAAACCCAAACTGAGGCTGGCTATGTAGAAGTTAGTCCACCTTTGTTAGTGAATACTGATTCTTTAACAGGAACCGGTCAATTACCGAAGTTCGCGGAAGAAAGTTTTAAGTGTGCTGATGACGATTTGTGGTTGATTCCCACAGCAGAGGTTCCCGTTACCAACCTTTATCGGGGGGAAATTCTGGCTGCGGAAGATTTACCAATTTACCACTGTGCTTATACTCCCTGTTTTCGTCGAGAAGCGGGAAGTTATGGGCGGGATATGCGGGGTTTAATTCGTCTGCATCAATTCAATAAAGTGGAATTGGTGAAAGTTGTTCATCCCAGCAATTCTTTTGATGAATTAGAAAAATTGGTAGGGAATGCCGAAGCAATTTTACAGGCTTTAAAATTACCTTACCGTGTGATTAATCTCTGTACGGCTGATTTAGGTTTTGGCGCAACTAAAACTTATGATTTAGAGGTTTGGCTACCTTCTTCCGGCAAATATCGAGAAATTTCTAGCTGTTCTAATTGTTTTGATTTCCAAGCGCGACGGGCGGATATTCGGTTTAAGGAAGCGGGGAAGAAGGGGACACAGTTTGTCCATACCCTCAACGGTTCTGGTTTGGCGGTGGGAAGGACAATGGCGGCGATTTTGGAGAATTATCAGCAGCCTGATGGGACGATTTTGATACCGGAAGTATTGCAACCATTTTTAGGAAGAGAAGTGTTGTAA
- a CDS encoding class I SAM-dependent methyltransferase, with the protein MTYSSLSAYKQQILHDFNNRPNYENEFHRRAATRLVYLAKLQPGHQVLDIATGTGLAGIAAAQIVGSTGRVLGTDFAEGMLQQAQKKVAVLGLTNIMFEKADADEQEFQGSQFDAILCSSAIAYLTDIPISLRRWHNALKPGGVFAFSCLAETSPTASVLFRAVVQKYGVTIPNPNELLGTPDRCCQILGMIGFEEIEITTEQFGFYLQDAEVAWTGNAKSAFGLQDAKWSEEQLERCKQEYFTEVNKASTQEGYWNDITMFFVTARKLSAIASLLA; encoded by the coding sequence ATGACTTATTCATCGTTAAGTGCTTACAAGCAGCAGATTCTTCATGATTTCAATAATCGCCCAAACTACGAGAATGAGTTTCATAGACGAGCTGCAACTCGATTAGTATATTTGGCAAAGTTACAACCAGGTCACCAAGTTTTAGATATCGCTACTGGAACAGGTCTAGCGGGGATTGCTGCCGCTCAAATTGTTGGTTCTACAGGTCGTGTTTTGGGAACTGACTTTGCTGAGGGAATGTTGCAGCAAGCTCAAAAGAAAGTTGCAGTTTTGGGACTCACTAATATCATGTTTGAGAAAGCGGATGCAGATGAGCAAGAATTCCAAGGAAGCCAATTTGATGCTATTTTATGCTCATCAGCGATCGCCTACTTGACAGATATTCCGATATCACTTCGTCGATGGCACAATGCTTTGAAACCAGGAGGAGTTTTTGCATTTTCCTGTCTTGCAGAAACTTCCCCAACGGCGTCTGTTTTGTTTCGAGCAGTGGTACAAAAGTATGGCGTTACTATCCCGAATCCCAATGAGTTACTTGGAACCCCTGACAGGTGTTGTCAAATCCTGGGAATGATTGGGTTTGAAGAAATCGAAATTACCACTGAGCAATTTGGTTTCTATTTGCAAGATGCGGAAGTTGCCTGGACTGGCAATGCCAAGAGTGCATTTGGGCTTCAGGATGCAAAATGGTCAGAGGAGCAGTTAGAGCGGTGTAAGCAGGAATACTTTACAGAGGTAAATAAAGCTTCAACCCAAGAAGGCTATTGGAATGATATCACAATGTTCTTTGTAACAGCTCGCAAACTAAGTGCGATCGCATCTCTTCTAGCTTAG
- a CDS encoding PIN domain-containing protein produces MSEVVVDASAVLALLNQESGSEAISQVIGNAAISAVNLSEVIAKLVEAGIPEEDIRQILFNLNLEVILFNEEQALKAGMMRPATKSMGLSFEDRACLALGIYLNQPVITTDRLWGSLNVGIEIRVVR; encoded by the coding sequence GTGAGTGAAGTTGTTGTAGATGCTTCCGCTGTTTTAGCTTTGCTCAATCAAGAAAGTGGTAGCGAAGCAATTTCACAGGTTATTGGCAATGCGGCAATCAGTGCTGTCAACTTATCGGAGGTCATAGCAAAGTTAGTAGAAGCAGGAATACCTGAAGAAGATATTAGGCAAATTCTCTTCAATCTAAATCTTGAGGTTATTCTTTTTAATGAAGAACAAGCCTTGAAGGCTGGAATGATGCGTCCAGCTACTAAATCTATGGGGCTTTCATTTGAAGATCGCGCTTGTCTGGCATTAGGTATTTATCTTAACCAGCCTGTGATTACAACTGATCGGTTGTGGGGTAGCCTGAATGTGGGAATTGAAATTAGAGTAGTGCGTTAG
- the rseP gene encoding RIP metalloprotease RseP, whose product MSILAAIAVLAVLILVHELGHFIAARSQGIYVNRFSLGFGPVIWKYQGPQTEYAIRAFPLGGFVGFPDDEPDSDIPPNDPNLLRNRPILDRAIVISAGVIANLVFAYLLLVGQVSVVGVGQATQPGVFIQQLAPEVSSVAADAGIQPKDVIIAANQRQFGTSLQEIEAFRDIIKNNPGKSIQLDIVRGDQKLSVNVVPEAKSNGGTIGIGLSPNGKVERHRLTNPVEALSAGAIEFQRIVLLTFKGFGQLITNFGETANQVAGPIKIVEIGASIAQNDTGSLFFFAALISINLAVINILPLPALDGGQLAFLLIEGIRGKPLPTRVQESVMQTGLVLLLGLGLFLIVKETTQLPWLQKFFQ is encoded by the coding sequence ATGTCAATTTTAGCAGCGATCGCAGTTTTGGCTGTTTTGATCTTGGTACACGAACTAGGACATTTCATTGCAGCACGTTCTCAAGGAATTTATGTTAATCGATTTTCTCTGGGTTTTGGCCCAGTGATTTGGAAGTACCAAGGGCCACAGACCGAATATGCTATCCGCGCCTTTCCTTTAGGCGGCTTTGTCGGCTTTCCTGATGATGAACCAGATAGCGATATTCCACCCAATGACCCGAATCTACTGCGTAACCGACCAATTTTAGATCGGGCGATCGTCATCAGTGCCGGTGTGATTGCAAATTTAGTATTTGCCTATTTGCTGCTGGTGGGTCAAGTTAGCGTTGTCGGTGTAGGACAAGCTACCCAACCTGGTGTATTCATCCAACAGCTAGCACCAGAGGTCAGTTCTGTAGCCGCTGACGCTGGTATTCAACCAAAAGATGTGATTATAGCAGCCAATCAAAGGCAATTTGGTACTTCACTCCAAGAAATAGAAGCTTTTCGGGACATTATTAAAAACAATCCTGGGAAGTCAATTCAATTAGACATTGTGCGTGGCGACCAAAAGTTGTCTGTGAACGTAGTTCCAGAAGCAAAGTCTAATGGCGGTACTATTGGTATTGGACTTTCTCCCAACGGCAAAGTTGAACGACATCGCCTGACTAATCCGGTAGAAGCTTTGAGTGCTGGCGCTATAGAATTTCAGCGGATTGTTTTACTCACATTTAAAGGCTTTGGACAATTAATCACTAACTTTGGCGAAACGGCTAACCAAGTAGCTGGCCCGATTAAAATTGTCGAAATTGGTGCTAGTATCGCTCAAAACGATACAGGTAGTTTGTTTTTCTTTGCAGCGCTGATTAGCATTAACCTGGCGGTCATAAATATTTTGCCTCTACCAGCTTTGGATGGTGGACAACTAGCTTTCCTTTTGATTGAAGGTATACGTGGTAAGCCCTTACCTACCCGCGTTCAAGAAAGTGTGATGCAAACTGGTTTAGTGCTACTCTTAGGATTGGGACTTTTCCTGATTGTTAAAGAAACCACCCAGTTACCGTGGTTACAAAAATTCTTCCAGTGA
- the nth gene encoding endonuclease III, translating into MVTKILPVKTKRKSLSQKQRALEILSRLQRLYPDATCSLTYSTPVQLLVATILSAQCTDERVNKVTPALFSRFPDAASLGNADLTELENLVRSTGFYRNKAKNIQAACRMIVTEFDSVVPNQMEQLLKLPGVARKTANVVLAHAYGINAGVTVDTHVKRLSQRLGLTKHPDPIRIEKDLMGLLPQPDWENWSIRLIYHGRAVCKARSPVCIACELAELCPSAKEPMVAG; encoded by the coding sequence GTGGTTACAAAAATTCTTCCAGTGAAGACAAAGCGCAAATCACTATCTCAGAAGCAGCGGGCGTTAGAGATTCTGTCCCGCTTGCAGCGTTTGTATCCAGATGCAACTTGCTCTTTAACCTACTCAACACCAGTGCAACTGCTGGTAGCAACTATTCTCTCGGCTCAGTGTACAGATGAGCGGGTGAATAAAGTTACACCAGCATTATTTAGTCGATTTCCCGATGCAGCGAGTTTGGGGAATGCTGATTTAACAGAGTTGGAAAACTTGGTGCGTTCTACAGGATTTTATCGGAATAAGGCCAAGAATATCCAAGCCGCCTGTAGGATGATTGTCACCGAGTTTGACTCTGTTGTTCCTAATCAAATGGAACAGTTGTTAAAGCTTCCAGGTGTGGCACGGAAGACAGCAAATGTGGTTTTGGCTCACGCTTATGGGATTAATGCTGGGGTGACTGTTGATACCCACGTCAAGCGGCTGAGTCAACGATTGGGGTTAACTAAGCATCCAGACCCTATCCGCATTGAAAAGGATTTAATGGGGTTATTACCGCAACCAGATTGGGAAAATTGGTCAATTCGGCTGATTTATCATGGACGGGCGGTTTGTAAAGCCCGTTCTCCAGTCTGTATTGCTTGTGAACTAGCCGAACTCTGTCCATCTGCGAAGGAGCCGATGGTAGCAGGGTAG
- the rpsN gene encoding 30S ribosomal protein S14: MAKKSMIEREKKRARLVEKYADKREALQIDFHNAESPLEKLEIHRKIQQLPRNSAPNRRRNRCWVTGRPRGVYRDFGLSRNVLREWAHEGLLPGVVKSSW, encoded by the coding sequence ATGGCAAAAAAGAGCATGATTGAGCGCGAGAAAAAACGCGCCAGATTGGTAGAAAAGTATGCTGACAAGCGGGAAGCTTTGCAAATAGACTTCCATAACGCTGAATCTCCTCTGGAGAAGCTAGAAATTCACCGCAAAATTCAGCAACTACCCCGCAATAGCGCGCCTAATCGCCGCCGTAACCGCTGCTGGGTGACTGGTCGTCCCAGAGGTGTTTATCGTGACTTTGGGCTATCTCGGAACGTCCTCCGGGAATGGGCACATGAAGGTTTGTTACCTGGGGTAGTTAAGTCCAGCTGGTAG
- the aat gene encoding leucyl/phenylalanyl-tRNA--protein transferase, producing MQYDIGAIIQGYAQGYFLMADDSQGLAWYGSRDRTLIPLDERFRYPTSLRRVLNQERFMVAINRNFPAVVAGCANRDTTWISPELQEIYWLLYQQGYAHSFETWQGDELAGGILGIVIGGAFIGESMFYNIPEGSKVAMVKLVERLREKQFVMFDAQMMNPHLERFGAYRVGDEEYQVLLNKALQRQCYLV from the coding sequence ATGCAATATGATATCGGTGCGATTATTCAAGGTTATGCACAAGGCTATTTTCTCATGGCTGATGACAGTCAAGGACTGGCATGGTATGGTAGCCGCGATCGCACTTTGATTCCTCTCGATGAACGATTTCGCTATCCTACATCGTTGCGGCGAGTCTTGAATCAAGAGCGGTTTATGGTAGCAATTAATCGTAATTTTCCTGCTGTGGTGGCTGGGTGTGCTAACCGGGATACTACTTGGATTTCACCGGAACTACAAGAGATTTATTGGCTACTCTACCAGCAAGGCTATGCTCATAGTTTTGAAACTTGGCAAGGTGACGAACTCGCTGGGGGAATTTTAGGGATTGTCATTGGTGGCGCTTTCATTGGGGAATCGATGTTTTACAACATTCCCGAAGGCTCAAAGGTGGCGATGGTGAAGTTGGTGGAAAGATTGCGCGAGAAGCAATTTGTGATGTTTGACGCTCAAATGATGAACCCTCATTTGGAAAGATTTGGCGCTTACCGGGTTGGGGATGAAGAGTATCAAGTTTTACTTAATAAAGCATTACAACGTCAGTGTTATTTGGTGTAA
- a CDS encoding DUF433 domain-containing protein, translating to MTLASNEQATIIRTERGLTISGTRITLYDVMDFLKAQYPPKLIRDKFNLMDEQMDAALYFLEANRTQVEAEYQEVLQTREEIRQYWEERNREHFTRTATKPHKPSQDALWTKLEEQKAKRTSKTP from the coding sequence ATGACTTTGGCATCTAATGAACAAGCCACTATCATTCGCACAGAACGTGGACTCACGATTTCAGGAACACGCATTACCCTCTATGACGTAATGGATTTTTTGAAGGCTCAGTATCCCCCTAAGTTAATCCGCGATAAATTTAACCTCATGGATGAGCAAATGGATGCTGCATTGTATTTTCTAGAAGCGAATCGCACTCAGGTAGAAGCTGAGTATCAAGAAGTTCTCCAAACCAGAGAGGAAATTCGCCAGTATTGGGAAGAACGCAACCGCGAACATTTTACTCGAACCGCTACTAAGCCGCACAAACCTAGTCAAGATGCTCTCTGGACAAAGCTTGAGGAGCAAAAAGCCAAACGCACTTCAAAAACGCCATGA
- a CDS encoding Uma2 family endonuclease, with the protein MVQSPSKYSTLEEFLKLPETKPASEYIDGFVIQKPMPQGKHSSIQTEFSTTVNVIFKPRKIARAFSELRCTFAGRSIVPDVSVFSWAKIPRDENGEVANIFPVAPDWTIEILSPDQSQTKVTKNILHCLNHGTEIFWLLDPDEQTVFVYLPKQQIQVFDQPGLKLPVPDFASELHLSVETIFGWLLD; encoded by the coding sequence ATGGTACAGTCCCCATCTAAATATTCAACTTTAGAGGAATTTCTGAAGCTACCAGAAACCAAACCTGCTAGTGAGTATATTGATGGCTTCGTCATTCAAAAACCAATGCCACAGGGTAAGCACAGCAGTATTCAGACTGAATTTTCTACTACTGTCAACGTGATTTTTAAGCCGCGAAAAATTGCGCGAGCATTTTCAGAACTACGTTGTACCTTTGCTGGAAGATCAATAGTTCCAGATGTATCTGTATTTTCTTGGGCTAAAATTCCCCGTGATGAAAATGGTGAGGTTGCCAATATTTTTCCGGTAGCGCCTGATTGGACAATTGAGATTTTGTCCCCAGATCAGAGTCAGACGAAAGTCACCAAAAATATTTTGCATTGTCTCAATCATGGGACTGAGATATTTTGGCTGCTTGATCCAGATGAGCAAACTGTATTTGTTTATCTGCCAAAGCAGCAAATACAGGTATTTGATCAACCAGGGTTAAAACTTCCGGTTCCTGATTTCGCCAGTGAACTACATCTGAGTGTGGAAACTATATTTGGTTGGTTATTGGATTGA
- a CDS encoding response regulator: MNLPLMIVHRPLDTPDRVHPTASQEVPLDDAPSIEGFNILVVDDEADTRELLITLLEQYGARVTAVASVAEALERLEQLQPDVLLSDIGMPDEDGYSLIRRVRGLSREQGGQTPAIALTAYARTEDRIRALEAGFQTHIAKPLEPAELVAVIKSFAGRDR; this comes from the coding sequence GTGAATCTCCCGCTGATGATTGTCCATCGCCCCCTTGATACGCCAGATCGAGTTCATCCCACAGCTAGCCAGGAAGTCCCATTAGATGATGCTCCTTCTATAGAAGGCTTCAACATTTTGGTAGTAGACGATGAAGCAGATACGCGAGAGTTACTAATTACCCTGTTAGAGCAATATGGAGCCAGAGTCACAGCTGTTGCTTCTGTGGCTGAAGCCTTAGAGAGACTGGAACAGTTGCAGCCAGATGTGCTACTTAGTGATATTGGGATGCCAGATGAAGATGGTTACTCCCTAATTCGGCGCGTGAGAGGCTTGAGTAGAGAACAAGGCGGTCAAACTCCAGCGATCGCCCTCACAGCCTACGCTAGAACAGAAGACCGAATTCGGGCGCTAGAAGCGGGATTTCAGACACACATAGCTAAACCCCTCGAACCTGCAGAACTTGTGGCGGTGATTAAAAGTTTCGCCGGGCGCGATCGCTAA